A single genomic interval of Brevundimonas diminuta harbors:
- a CDS encoding SDR family NAD(P)-dependent oxidoreductase: MTDALPLKDRIALVVGASRGIGYESALALAKAGAHVIATARTQGGLEELDDAIFAATGRHATLIPFDLVDGGAIDRLGGAIFERFKKLDIWVHCAATMGPSGLTPVSHADPREFAKVEKTNFTAVYRLIRSLEPLLRASDAGRAIHFTTSVASAPKAFWGMYAATKAGAEALVKAWADEIESTPVRVSIVDPGRMRTAMRAQAYPGEDPSVLPPPSEIGPLVVELSNAAATPPLTIKFRDWIAGPSVDALI, translated from the coding sequence ATGACCGACGCCCTCCCCCTGAAAGACCGTATCGCCCTCGTCGTCGGCGCCTCGCGCGGCATCGGTTATGAAAGCGCGCTGGCCCTGGCCAAGGCCGGCGCCCACGTCATCGCGACGGCGCGCACGCAGGGCGGTCTGGAAGAGCTGGACGACGCCATTTTCGCCGCCACCGGCCGCCATGCCACCCTGATCCCGTTCGATCTGGTGGACGGCGGGGCCATCGACCGGCTGGGCGGCGCCATCTTCGAACGGTTCAAGAAGCTGGACATCTGGGTCCACTGCGCCGCCACCATGGGCCCGTCGGGCCTGACGCCGGTGTCGCATGCCGACCCGCGCGAATTCGCCAAGGTCGAAAAGACCAACTTCACCGCCGTCTATCGCCTGATCCGCTCGCTGGAGCCACTGCTGCGCGCCTCCGACGCCGGCCGCGCCATCCACTTCACCACCAGCGTCGCCAGCGCGCCCAAGGCCTTCTGGGGCATGTACGCCGCGACCAAGGCCGGCGCCGAGGCCTTGGTGAAGGCCTGGGCCGACGAGATCGAGAGCACGCCCGTGCGCGTCAGCATCGTCGATCCCGGCCGCATGCGCACCGCCATGCGCGCCCAGGCCTATCCGGGCGAAGACCCGTCCGTCCTGCCCCCCCCCTCCGAAATCGGCCCGCTGGTCGTCGAACTGTCGAACGCCGCCGCCACGCCCCCGCTGACCATCAAGTTCCGCGACTGGATCGCCGGCCCCTCGGTCGACGCCTTGATCTAA
- the der gene encoding ribosome biogenesis GTPase Der encodes MALKVAIVGRPNVGKSTLFNRLVGKRLALVDDRPGVTRDRRYADGNIGDMDLTLIDTAGYEDVTDDSLEARMREQTEAALDDAELVMFMMDAREGVTSLDRIFAERLRRVHKPVILLANKSESRESGGGVGEAHALGFGEPVAISAEHGEGMADLYAAIVAASQDIFVEEIDEPDKPIRIAVIGRPNAGKSTLINRLIGDDRLLTGPEAGITRDSISVDWQFEGKNIRLVDTAGMRRKARVQEKLEKLSVADTIRAITFAEVVILMMDKDDAFDTQDLQLADLVEREGRALVYVASKWDLEDEPQSRMAKLKGMAEDKLPQLKGSPFVALSSHSGRGVERLMPAVLQAYDTWSVKVKTKDLNTWLSMATQRHPPPAVDGKRIKPKYIAQTKARPPTFVLMANRAESMPEHYKRYLVNSIRESFDLPGTPIRLNVKSSGVNPYAEGGAKSGPERYKGDAKTAPRRVKKAEKEEALSKLPGKALEQKKTRKAQPKILGGLKSSASKKAGSSVAVQKGARGGARQVSRSGRIRTGQKGGAKK; translated from the coding sequence ATGGCTCTGAAGGTCGCCATCGTCGGCCGCCCCAATGTGGGCAAATCGACACTGTTCAACCGCCTCGTCGGCAAGCGCCTGGCGCTCGTCGACGATCGCCCCGGCGTGACCCGCGACCGGCGCTACGCCGACGGCAACATCGGCGACATGGATCTGACGCTGATCGACACGGCGGGGTACGAGGACGTCACCGACGACAGCCTGGAAGCCCGGATGCGCGAGCAGACTGAGGCCGCGCTGGATGACGCCGAACTGGTCATGTTCATGATGGATGCGCGCGAGGGCGTGACGTCGCTGGACCGGATCTTCGCCGAGCGCCTGCGCCGGGTGCACAAGCCGGTCATCCTGTTGGCCAACAAGTCCGAGAGCCGCGAGAGCGGCGGCGGCGTCGGCGAGGCGCACGCCCTGGGCTTCGGCGAACCCGTCGCCATCTCGGCCGAGCACGGCGAGGGGATGGCCGATCTGTACGCCGCCATCGTCGCGGCCTCGCAGGACATCTTCGTCGAGGAGATCGACGAGCCGGACAAGCCGATCCGCATCGCCGTCATCGGCCGGCCCAATGCGGGCAAGTCCACGCTGATCAACCGCCTGATCGGCGACGACCGGCTGCTGACCGGACCGGAAGCGGGCATCACCCGCGACTCCATCTCGGTCGACTGGCAGTTCGAGGGCAAGAACATCCGCCTGGTCGATACGGCCGGCATGCGTCGCAAGGCGCGGGTGCAGGAGAAGCTGGAGAAGCTGTCGGTCGCCGACACCATCCGGGCCATAACCTTCGCCGAAGTCGTCATCCTGATGATGGACAAGGACGACGCCTTCGACACCCAGGACCTGCAGCTGGCCGATCTGGTCGAGCGCGAGGGTCGCGCCCTGGTCTATGTCGCGTCGAAGTGGGACCTGGAGGACGAGCCCCAGTCCCGCATGGCCAAGCTGAAGGGCATGGCCGAGGACAAGCTGCCGCAACTGAAGGGTTCGCCGTTCGTGGCCCTGTCGTCGCACAGCGGACGCGGCGTCGAGCGGCTGATGCCGGCGGTGCTTCAGGCCTATGACACCTGGTCGGTCAAGGTGAAGACCAAGGACCTGAACACCTGGCTGTCCATGGCCACCCAGCGGCACCCGCCCCCCGCCGTGGACGGCAAGCGGATCAAGCCGAAATACATCGCCCAGACCAAGGCCCGCCCGCCGACCTTCGTGCTGATGGCCAATCGCGCCGAGTCGATGCCGGAGCATTACAAGCGCTATCTGGTCAACTCGATCCGCGAGAGCTTCGACCTGCCGGGCACGCCAATCCGCCTTAACGTCAAGTCCAGCGGCGTGAACCCCTATGCCGAGGGCGGCGCCAAGTCGGGACCCGAACGCTACAAGGGCGACGCCAAGACCGCGCCGCGCCGCGTCAAGAAGGCCGAGAAGGAAGAGGCCCTGTCCAAACTGCCCGGCAAGGCGCTGGAGCAGAAGAAGACCCGCAAGGCCCAGCCCAAGATTCTTGGCGGGTTGAAGTCCAGCGCGTCGAAGAAGGCCGGTTCGTCCGTGGCGGTCCAGAAGGGCGCGCGCGGCGGCGCCCGCCAGGTGTCGCGCTCTGGCCGGATCCGCACGGGCCAAAAGGGCGGCGCCAAGAAGTGA
- a CDS encoding CopG family ribbon-helix-helix protein, producing MAASTTVTVRMSETLKERLGLLAEKTQRTQSFLAERAIAGYVERELEMMTAVEEGLEDFRTGNVVPHEEAMRQIRETIAKYES from the coding sequence ATGGCTGCCAGCACGACCGTCACTGTCCGCATGAGTGAAACACTCAAAGAGCGGCTGGGGCTGCTTGCCGAGAAAACCCAGCGCACCCAATCCTTTCTCGCCGAACGCGCTATCGCTGGCTACGTCGAACGAGAACTGGAAATGATGACGGCCGTCGAAGAAGGTCTCGAAGATTTCCGAACAGGCAATGTGGTCCCGCACGAAGAGGCCATGCGGCAGATCCGCGAGACCATCGCCAAATATGAGTCCTGA
- a CDS encoding NUDIX hydrolase, translating to MSEAESALPARPTSRWLILDGQGRVLLFHFVFSEGPLAGTAFWATPGGGCEAGETFEDAARRELFEETGLVVEDPGPQVAQVRVSFRLPDGRMADVDQRFFLLRTDDFVLSPKGWTDEEQRVLTEHRWWSLDDIRDSKETIWPAELAEILTSLRLPLIGDR from the coding sequence ATGAGCGAGGCCGAGAGCGCGCTTCCCGCCCGGCCCACCTCGCGTTGGCTGATCCTGGACGGGCAGGGGCGGGTGCTGCTGTTCCACTTCGTGTTTTCCGAAGGACCGCTCGCCGGCACGGCCTTCTGGGCGACGCCCGGCGGCGGGTGCGAGGCCGGCGAAACCTTTGAAGACGCCGCGCGCCGCGAACTGTTTGAAGAGACGGGCCTGGTCGTCGAAGACCCCGGCCCGCAGGTCGCCCAGGTCCGTGTCAGCTTCCGTCTGCCTGACGGCCGAATGGCGGACGTGGATCAGAGATTCTTCCTGCTGCGCACCGACGACTTCGTCCTGTCGCCCAAGGGCTGGACGGACGAGGAGCAGCGGGTTCTGACCGAACACCGCTGGTGGAGCCTCGACGACATCCGCGATTCCAAAGAGACGATCTGGCCGGCGGAACTAGCGGAAATTCTGACTTCGCTCCGCCTGCCGCTGATCGGCGATCGTTAG